From Panicum hallii strain FIL2 chromosome 2, PHallii_v3.1, whole genome shotgun sequence, a single genomic window includes:
- the LOC112883266 gene encoding QWRF motif-containing protein 2-like isoform X2, which yields MPSAMVDATLAAPPLDLTARRRARPAALSNANACAGTVAAAPNKLKSKTVASRYLTPSPKPTSISSSASAPAPRPASTERPRPAQPNAVATTDAAASCGRATTTTRTLAVAFQSPAYSLDTSRGRSASPAVVPAAAPEKRRSGAAGAAARAKVSDASQNAYRWPASATPPPCGHDARAPAKSPGYYSASGRKGSTAGIFGAVRAAAFHGEPRRASVDGANEYLLALSSDDTDSASSGDGVAPRRSVGSGPRPSPRTAMSSSARFSRDAMGIHSERFASGASPAPAPVKKRSLFNGLLSSPFGRSSLKQQPPSKPVASSFRRTASPSPGRRSTDGPGSAGNMQCKASSTGCGFDGADTMKLKPPAAVKAEEEHQLRLRYTQHLQWRLVNAHAGVALSLQTAAAEKTLSGAWITILRMRKSVAIRKMQLQLLRNNCKLMSVLRGQMKYLEEWSFLERDYAHSISGTTQALNATVLRLPVSNGAMADIQGIKKALSSAVDVMDTIGNSTSTRLPKLARTNVLASQLSKVFIQEHILIAQCRDLLSTLASMHVKYSSLQGQRIQMNQRRRQYFQ from the exons ATGCCATCCGCAATGGTCGACGCCACCCtcgccgcgcctccgctcgacctcaccgctcgccgccgcgcccgccccgccgcgctctCCAACGCCAATGCTTGCGCCGGCACCGTCGCCGCGGCGCCCAACAAGCTCAAGTCCAAGACCGTCGCCTCCCGCTACCTGACGCCCTCCCCCAAACCCACCTCCATCTCCTCCTCCGCGTCGGCCCCTGCCCCGAGGCCGGCCTCCACCGAGCGGCCGCGTCCGGCCCAGCCCAACGCCGTCGCCACTACCGACGCCGCGGCTTCCTGCGGGAGAGCCACCACGACGACGCGGACGCTCGCGGTCGCCTTCCAGAGCCCGGCCTACTCCTTGGACACCAGCAGGGGGCGGTCCGCGTCGCCCGCGGTGGTGCCAGCGGCCGCGCCGGAGAAGAGGAGGTCCGGCGCCGCgggcgcggccgcgcgggccAAGGTGTCCGACGCGAGCCAGAACGCGTACCGGTGGCCGGCGTCGgcgaccccgccgccgtgcgggcacgacgcccgcgcgcccgccaaGAGCCCCGGGTACTACTCTGCCTCGGGCAGGAAGGGGAGCACCGCCGGCATCTTCGGggccgtgcgggcggcggcgttccaCGGGGAGCCGCGGCGCGCGTCGGTGGACGGCGCCAACGAGTACCTGCTGGCGCTCTCCTCCGACGACACTGACAGCGCGTCGTCCGGCGACGGCGTCGCGCCCAGGCGCAGCGTCGGCTCCGGGCCGCGGCCGTCGCCCAGGACCGCCATGAGCTCCTCCGCGCGGTTCTCGCGAGACGCCATGGGGATCCACTCCGAACGCTTCGCCTCTGGAGCGTCCCCAGCGCCGGCTCCGGTGAAGAAGCGGTCGCTGTTCAACGGCTTGCTGTCTTCGCCGTTCGGCAGGTCGTCTCTGAAGCAGCAGCCGCCGAGCAAGCCGGTGGCGAGCTCGTTCAGGAGGACGGCGAGCCCATCCCCGGGCCGGCGCTCCACCGACGGGCCTGGCTCTGCCGGGAACATGCAGTGCAAGGCTTCTTCTACCGGCTGCGGCTTCGACGGTGCTGACACGATGAAGTTGAAGCCCCCTGCGGCGGTCAAGGCCGAGGAGGAGCACCAGCTGAGGCTACGCTACACCCAGCATTTGCAGTGGCGGCTCGTGAATGCGCACGCCGGCGTCGCGCTTTCTTTGCAGACCGCGGCTGCAGAG AAAACCTTGAGTGGTGCATGGATTACCATCCTGAGGATGCGCAAGTCAGTCGCCATAAGAAAGATGCAGCTACAGTTGCTTCGAAACAACTGCAAACTCATGTCAGTTCTGAGAGGACAG ATGAAATACCTGGAAGAATGGTCCTTTTTGGAGAGGGATTATGCTCATTCTATATCAGGAACAACACAGGCCCTGAATGCTACCGTCCTGCGGCTTCCTGTCTCCAATGGAGCAATG GCAGATATTCAAGGAATAAAAAAGGCTCTTAGTTCTGCAGTTGATGTCATGGATACCATAGGGAACTCAACAAGCACTCGACTGCCTAAG TTAGCCCGGACCAATGTTTTGGCGTCCCAGCTCTCCAAAGTTTTCATTCAAGAACACATCCTTATAGCGCAGTGCAGGGACTTGCTGTCCACACTAGCATCAATGCAC GTGAAGTACAGCAGCCTACAAGGGCAAAGGATACAAATGAACCAAAGAAGGCGTCAGTATTTTCAGTAG
- the LOC112883266 gene encoding QWRF motif-containing protein 2-like isoform X1, producing the protein MPSAMVDATLAAPPLDLTARRRARPAALSNANACAGTVAAAPNKLKSKTVASRYLTPSPKPTSISSSASAPAPRPASTERPRPAQPNAVATTDAAASCGRATTTTRTLAVAFQSPAYSLDTSRGRSASPAVVPAAAPEKRRSGAAGAAARAKVSDASQNAYRWPASATPPPCGHDARAPAKSPGYYSASGRKGSTAGIFGAVRAAAFHGEPRRASVDGANEYLLALSSDDTDSASSGDGVAPRRSVGSGPRPSPRTAMSSSARFSRDAMGIHSERFASGASPAPAPVKKRSLFNGLLSSPFGRSSLKQQPPSKPVASSFRRTASPSPGRRSTDGPGSAGNMQCKASSTGCGFDGADTMKLKPPAAVKAEEEHQLRLRYTQHLQWRLVNAHAGVALSLQTAAAEKTLSGAWITILRMRKSVAIRKMQLQLLRNNCKLMSVLRGQMKYLEEWSFLERDYAHSISGTTQALNATVLRLPVSNGAMADIQGIKKALSSAVDVMDTIGNSTSTRLPKLARTNVLASQLSKVFIQEHILIAQCRDLLSTLASMHVSGEVQQPTRAKDTNEPKKASVFSVVFRLHFQSPAADCRCGW; encoded by the exons ATGCCATCCGCAATGGTCGACGCCACCCtcgccgcgcctccgctcgacctcaccgctcgccgccgcgcccgccccgccgcgctctCCAACGCCAATGCTTGCGCCGGCACCGTCGCCGCGGCGCCCAACAAGCTCAAGTCCAAGACCGTCGCCTCCCGCTACCTGACGCCCTCCCCCAAACCCACCTCCATCTCCTCCTCCGCGTCGGCCCCTGCCCCGAGGCCGGCCTCCACCGAGCGGCCGCGTCCGGCCCAGCCCAACGCCGTCGCCACTACCGACGCCGCGGCTTCCTGCGGGAGAGCCACCACGACGACGCGGACGCTCGCGGTCGCCTTCCAGAGCCCGGCCTACTCCTTGGACACCAGCAGGGGGCGGTCCGCGTCGCCCGCGGTGGTGCCAGCGGCCGCGCCGGAGAAGAGGAGGTCCGGCGCCGCgggcgcggccgcgcgggccAAGGTGTCCGACGCGAGCCAGAACGCGTACCGGTGGCCGGCGTCGgcgaccccgccgccgtgcgggcacgacgcccgcgcgcccgccaaGAGCCCCGGGTACTACTCTGCCTCGGGCAGGAAGGGGAGCACCGCCGGCATCTTCGGggccgtgcgggcggcggcgttccaCGGGGAGCCGCGGCGCGCGTCGGTGGACGGCGCCAACGAGTACCTGCTGGCGCTCTCCTCCGACGACACTGACAGCGCGTCGTCCGGCGACGGCGTCGCGCCCAGGCGCAGCGTCGGCTCCGGGCCGCGGCCGTCGCCCAGGACCGCCATGAGCTCCTCCGCGCGGTTCTCGCGAGACGCCATGGGGATCCACTCCGAACGCTTCGCCTCTGGAGCGTCCCCAGCGCCGGCTCCGGTGAAGAAGCGGTCGCTGTTCAACGGCTTGCTGTCTTCGCCGTTCGGCAGGTCGTCTCTGAAGCAGCAGCCGCCGAGCAAGCCGGTGGCGAGCTCGTTCAGGAGGACGGCGAGCCCATCCCCGGGCCGGCGCTCCACCGACGGGCCTGGCTCTGCCGGGAACATGCAGTGCAAGGCTTCTTCTACCGGCTGCGGCTTCGACGGTGCTGACACGATGAAGTTGAAGCCCCCTGCGGCGGTCAAGGCCGAGGAGGAGCACCAGCTGAGGCTACGCTACACCCAGCATTTGCAGTGGCGGCTCGTGAATGCGCACGCCGGCGTCGCGCTTTCTTTGCAGACCGCGGCTGCAGAG AAAACCTTGAGTGGTGCATGGATTACCATCCTGAGGATGCGCAAGTCAGTCGCCATAAGAAAGATGCAGCTACAGTTGCTTCGAAACAACTGCAAACTCATGTCAGTTCTGAGAGGACAG ATGAAATACCTGGAAGAATGGTCCTTTTTGGAGAGGGATTATGCTCATTCTATATCAGGAACAACACAGGCCCTGAATGCTACCGTCCTGCGGCTTCCTGTCTCCAATGGAGCAATG GCAGATATTCAAGGAATAAAAAAGGCTCTTAGTTCTGCAGTTGATGTCATGGATACCATAGGGAACTCAACAAGCACTCGACTGCCTAAG TTAGCCCGGACCAATGTTTTGGCGTCCCAGCTCTCCAAAGTTTTCATTCAAGAACACATCCTTATAGCGCAGTGCAGGGACTTGCTGTCCACACTAGCATCAATGCACGTAAGCG GTGAAGTACAGCAGCCTACAAGGGCAAAGGATACAAATGAACCAAAGAAGGCGTCAGTATTTTCAGTAGTCTTCAGGCTTCATTTCCAGTCTCCAGCTGCAGATTGCAGATGTGGTTGGTAA